One window of the Branchiostoma lanceolatum isolate klBraLanc5 chromosome 3, klBraLanc5.hap2, whole genome shotgun sequence genome contains the following:
- the LOC136431059 gene encoding nanos homolog 1-like has translation MLRAMYLAEDLLEPLPLTSSLNELNRSQLRSYTKPVPVRSDFSVWGDYLGLVDLVKNVQIAQGIHESFAGLDMSVRRPAPSLPLSDPLGSGSTGLSPSLSPTSDEEVDRLFAPISRERFDSLGSSGSSSSASSDFYLNGRESDLELGFATLFGDLRLDSPPNSLDGYDFSRHRRREPPSASLSSRDRDILFSVAARRRASRMASGGVGSKSQVCVFCRNNGESETVYASHMLKDCTGKVTCPVLMAYTCPLCHATGEEAHTIKYCPQNTNQLPNVKSLKTARTSTGKKRPV, from the coding sequence ATGTTGCGAGCGATGTACCTGGCGGAGGACTTGCTCGAGCCGCTGCCGCTGACAAGCAGTTTAAACGAACTGAACAGAAGTCAGCTCCGATCCTACACCAAGCCCGTTCCCGTTCGCTCGGACTTTTCCGTCTGGGGGGACTATCTAGGCCTCGTGGACTTGGTCAAGAACGTGCAGATAGCTCAGGGCATCCACGAGTCGTTTGCGGGGTTGGACATGTCAGTGCGGAGGCCCGCCCCCTCCCTACCCCTCTCCGACCCCCTAGGCAGTGGCAGTACGGGGCTCAGTCCGTCGCTCAGCCCGACAAGCGACGAAGAAGTTGACAGGCTGTTCGCGCCCATCAGCCGAGAGCGTTTCGACAGTCTGGGCAGTTCAGGCTCTTCTTCTTCGGCAAGCAGCGACTTTTACCTCAACGGCAGAGAGAGCGACCTGGAGCTGGGCTTCGCCACCTTGTTCGGCGATTTGCGGCTGGACTCTCCGCCCAACAGCCTAGACGGGTACGACTTTAGCAGGCATCGGCGCCGAGAGCCTCCCAGTGCCTCTCTCAGCTCCCGCGACCGGGACATCCTTTTCTCGGTGGCCGCCCGACGACGGGCTAGCAGAATGGCAAGCGGCGGCGTGGGCAGCAAAAGTCAGGTGTGTGTGTTCTGTCGTAATAACGGGGAGTCGGAGACCGTGTACGCTTCGCACATGTTAAAGGACTGTACGGGGAAGGTAACGTGTCCTGTCCTAATGGCCTACACGTGTCCGCTGTGCCATGCGACGGGAGAGGAGGCGCACACCATCAAGTACTGCCCGCAGAACACCAACCAGCTACCCAACGTCAAAAGCCTGAAGACCGCGCGCACCTCCACGGGAAAAAAGCGGCCTGTTTAG